ACGCTATTATCTAAAACAGGGTCTCCCAAACTCGGTGCTGGGGCCCCCTCTGGGTCCACgtcttggtttttgccctagcagcTGTGTCAGCTGATTTCAAATagtcaaagcttgatgatgagttggttatttgaataaGCTGTGTAGCACAGGGGGGGAAACAAAACATGTACCCAGTGgaggccccaggaccgagtttgggaaactctgATCTAAAGCAATTTACAGTTCAGGGAATGCATACCTTTTTagtagactgtgtgtgtatttaatacacccaggaattgaacccacagcATTGTGGATGCTAGCTCCATGCACTTGCTACCTGagctacacaacacaacagataCGTAGAGGAGAAGCTAGCTATCCACAAGCATCCACCATGAAGAAACCATTTCTGTCTTTCACATGGTGATCGGGAAAAGGCTTATGTGGGTAAACTGAGATGTCAGATTAACATGGATTGACTGAAGGATAGAAATTGAAACTAAATTAGGGATTTGGTTGGAATTACTATCATCTTTCTCACTGCAGTTCAACAGGTTCAGCAGATAAATATCTGATTCATCAACTAGGCTACATAAATGGTGGATCATCTCACTCCCTTCCACCCCTGTAGACACCTGCTGTCCTCAAATCACAAAACCCACACACTCATGTTTCAAGGAAGGAAGTGTCGCCTTATTCTCAGACGTTGCCCCAGTTCACAAGCAATCTCTTtaaaccccctctcctctcctctcctctccagcccccTCCTCATCAGAGATGTGAattattgactctctctctctctctctctctctctctctctctctctctctctctctctctctctctctctctctctctctctctccctctctctccctctctctctctctctctctctctctctctctctctctctctctctctctctctctctctctctctctctctctctctctctctctctcaacagcaACAGCCCTGAACAATAGGGCCACCCATCTGTCTGCGTTCTGAGGGCCATCTGGTTCCCTCGGTACGTTTTCCACCAGACAGGTTGTTGATAGAACAACAGCGGGGTGAATAAAGACAGATCTGCTGCTCCTCACACATGTAAGGTGTTTATGTTTTCTCTTTATTTTATTACGGCCAAATTGCCATATTTGGTCCAAATGGATGCTTTGTTGTAGACTGTTGTGTCAGGGATACTTGTATAAATGGTAGCACACGTCCTGGATGTTTTCAGggctatattactatattatcaGGGTTCCGAAATTAGAACACAACAACATGCAAATAGACTGCAGTTGCTAGTGTACTTACAGCCTTAATACACAGGTACAACAACTTTATGTTTAAGCGTTACCACACTTTCTCTGTCTCGTCCTTTCAGGCGTAAGGGGCCAAAATGCAGTACTTCTTTAGTCTCCTACTGTTGATGGCGGTTCACTCCAAGTCTCGCAGCAGCCCGTGCGAGAAGGGCTGCGACTGTCATGAGGAACTGAAACTCACCACGTGCACTAACGCCCTCTTCACCCAACTGCCCAACCCCATCCCTCCTTACACGGAACACCTGGACCTTTCTATGAACCTTCTAACCTTTATTCCGAAGAGTTCCTTCCGAATGGAACGCAAACTGAGGGTTCTGCTCATAAAGGACAACAACATCAGCGCTGTGGCCGACGGGGCCTTCACCCAGCTAGAGTTCCTTCAGCAGTTGGACCTGAGTTGTAACAGGTAGTGGGATGTTTTCCCTGGCCACCGTGctcttgtttttgttttgctCTTTTGTGGTCttactgtaaagcactttgtgacaactgttcATGTCAAAGGGGTTTTGTCAATTAAatttgatggatggatggatggatagattcGTCGATTGATTTATCGATTGATTAAACAGGATCTCGTCCCTGAGCGAGAGCTTCTCCCTGGGCCTGAATGCTCTGAGAGAGCTGCAGCTGAGCCACAACCACCTGCACACCCTGCACAGCAAGAGCTTCATGCACCTGGATGGCCTACAGAGGCTCAACCTTACTGGCAACGCCATTCATAATATCCAGGTGAGGTTGTTTTTACTTTTGTTGATCATCATCAAATAAAGTGATACAGGGCTTATACAATTTGATTCTATTCCGTTCTATTTTactatattgtattgtgttttattttattttgttcttTTCCATCCAGGTGAGGTCCTTTGGCTCCATGTCCACCTTGCGGCAGCTCCACCTGGAGGACAACCA
The window above is part of the Oncorhynchus gorbuscha isolate QuinsamMale2020 ecotype Even-year linkage group LG21, OgorEven_v1.0, whole genome shotgun sequence genome. Proteins encoded here:
- the LOC124008938 gene encoding insulin-like growth factor-binding protein complex acid labile subunit, which translates into the protein MQYFFSLLLLMAVHSKSRSSPCEKGCDCHEELKLTTCTNALFTQLPNPIPPYTEHLDLSMNLLTFIPKSSFRMERKLRVLLIKDNNISAVADGAFTQLEFLQQLDLSCNRISSLSESFSLGLNALRELQLSHNHLHTLHSKSFMHLDGLQRLNLTGNAIHNIQVRSFGSMSTLRQLHLEDNHLVSLNNGVFSMLKSLEVLNLQGNQINKTQEGVFTPMTSLALLNLAHNQMSTIYFKTFLSIHTYSTHILLEGNPWNCNCDLQKVFHKLRSVQRLFLDDYYNLSCNAPPELANYRLMDVDTELCIAEVVIVLIITITMMITVLGAIVMAERKRKKKKRGKHWTEQGNLSDSDH